One Malus domestica chromosome 11, GDT2T_hap1 genomic region harbors:
- the LOC103448952 gene encoding uncharacterized protein: MGDSADMKSTSSCMTSHPKWESPNHPLYLHHLDQPGAVLVPEPLVEDNYSTWVQSMTMALTVKNILGLVDGTIKKSSEDEHEELQQWNRCNNMVKTWLLGSMSKEISSSVINCKDARQMWLDLQERFSHVNIVQLFHIENEIHDYVQGNMTVSTYFTKLKNLWDERDVLCSIPACSCDTKKEIISYVETQKTMKFLMGLNDSYSIVRSNTLLLEPLPTVNKAYFLVLRHERQAEVSSGKHTFQPEAAVFAVKNGGGETEPEDGGLRCGKCNKINHSTKNCCAHLKCTFYGWKGHSFEYCHKSKTAAETEQSHSSTSKGNQVAMHDKKDGMPNFPFSRKIASRYSQC; encoded by the coding sequence ATGGGTGATAGCGCAGACATGAAGTCAACCTCTTCATGCATGACTTCGCATCCAAAGTGGGAGAGTCCTAATCATCCACTTTATCTCCACCATTTGGACCAACCTGGTGCAGTCCTTGTGCCGGAGCCATTGGTGGAAGACAATTATAGTACATGGGTTCAATCCATGACCATGGCCTTAACGGTCAAGAACATATTAGGGCTTGTTGATGGGACAATCAAGAAGTCAAGTGAAGATGAACATGAAGAATTGCAGCAATGGAATCGATGCAATAATATGGTTAAGACATGGCTCTTAGGATCCATGTCAAAAGAAATCTCAAGTAGCGTCATCAATTGCAAGGATGCAAGGCAGATGTGGCTTGATTTGCAAGAAAGGTTTTCTCATGTGAATATTGTTCAATTGTTTCACATAGAAAACGAGATTCATGACTATGTGCAAGGCAACATGACAGTGAGTACATATTTCACCAAATTAAAAAACTTGTGGGACGAACGTGACGTGTTATGTTCTATTCCTGCATGTAGTTGTGATACGAAGAAGGAAATCATCTCTTATGTTGAAACCcagaaaacaatgaaatttctcATGGGTTTAAATGATTCTTATTCCATTGTTCGTAGTAATACCCTTCTTCTTGAGCCTTTACCTACAGTGAACAAGGCCTACTTTCTTGTTCTTCGCCATGAGAGACAGGCAGAAGTCTCAAGTGGAAAGCATACTTTCCAACCTGAAGCGGCAGTTTTTGCTGTGAAGAATGGTGGCGGAGAAACTGAACCAGAAGATGGTGGTCTTCGCTGTGGAAAATGTAACAAGATAAATCATAGCACCAAAAACTGCTGTGCTCATCTCAAGTGCACTTTTTATGGGTGGAAAGGTCATTCCTTCGAATATTGCCACAAAAGCAAAACGGCTGCTGAAACTGAACAAAGCCACTCATCCACTTCCAAGGGCAACCAAGTTGCCATGCACGACAAAAAGGACGGGATGCCAAACTTTCCTTTTTCCAGGAAGATTGCAAGCAGATACTCGCAATGTTGA
- the LOC103448931 gene encoding heat stress transcription factor A-7a-like isoform X1 gives MTTAALPFILHFNSNPSMNYLYPVKEEYPGSSSSSSQSGPDFDPMVMMIPPPQPMEGLNDTGPPPFLNKTYDMVDDPDSNRVVSWSREGGSFVVWDPHAFVMSLLPRYFKHNNFSSFVRQLNTYGFRKVDPDRWEFANEGFVRGQKHLLKNIRRRKAPSQPFPAQQTVSTCVELGQFGLDGEVDRLRRDKQVLIMELVKLGQQQQSTRAYLQAMEQRLQKTEMKQRQMMAFLARAMQNPAFIQQLVQHKEKRKELEEAMTKKRRRPIDQGPSGVGGGESGLRGKGINPVKNEPLEFGDCEYEMSELEALAMEMQGLGKVRKEQEEVVEPLDSGDKELDEGFWEELFSERFKGDLTVPSAEVGEDEDVIILADRLGYVGSSPK, from the exons ATGACAACCGCAGCTCTGCCTTTTATCTTGCATTTCAACAGCAACCCAT CCATGAATTATTTGTACCCAGTGAAAGAAGAGTACCCGGGTTCGAGTTCGAGTTCGTCTCAATCGGGTCCAGATTTCGACCCGATGGTGATGATGATCCCTCCGCCGCAGCCGATGGAGGGCCTGAACGACACGGGCCCTCCGCCGTTTCTGAACAAGACATACGATATGGTGGACGACCCGGATTCGAATCGGGTGGTGTCGTGGAGCAGGGAAGGGGGGAGCTTTGTGGTGTGGGACCCACATGCTTTTGTGATGAGCCTCCTGCCTAGGTACTTCAAGCACAATAATTTCTCAAGCTTTGTGAGGCAGCTCAACACTTAC GGTTTTAGAAAGGTTGATCCTGACCGATGGGAGTTTGCCAATGAAGGATTTGTAAGGGGTCAGAAGCATCTTTTGAAGAACATTAGAAGAAGAAAGGCACCTTCTCAGCCTTTTCCGGCACAGCAAACTGTCAGCACTTGTGTGGAACTTGGCCAGTTTGGGCTGGATGGAGAAGTTGATCGGTTGCGGCGTGACAAGCAGGTTCTAATTATGGAACTAGTGAAGCTTGGGCAGCAGCAGCAGAGTACTAGAGCCTACCTTCAGGCCATGGAACAAAGGTTACAAAAGACAGAAATGAAGCAGCGGCAGATGATGGCTTTCTTGGCAAGGGCAATGCAGAACCCGGCTTTTATACAGCAGCTTGTCCAACACAAGGAGAAAAGGAAGGAGCTTGAAGAGGCAATGACTAAGAAAAGGAGGAGGCCAATTGATCAAGGACCTAGTGGTGTTGGTGGTGGCGAATCAGGCCTAAGAGGCAAAGGAATAAACCCAGTTAAAAATGAGCCTCTTGAATTTGGCGATTGTGAGTATGAAATGTCGGAGCTAGAAGCACTTGCGATGGAAATGCAAGGATTAGGTAAGGTGAGAAAGGAACAGGAGGAAGTGGTAGAGCCACTAGATAGCGGAGATAAGGAGCTTGATGAAGGATTTTGGGAAGAACTATTTAGTGAGAGATTCAAGGGAGACTTGACCGTTCCGAGTGCTGAAGTAGGCGAAGATGAAGATGTGATTATCTTGGCTGATCGCTTAGGTTACGTAGGTTCATCCCCAAAGTAG
- the LOC103448931 gene encoding heat stress transcription factor A-7a-like isoform X2: MTTAALPFILHFNSNPLKEEYPGSSSSSSQSGPDFDPMVMMIPPPQPMEGLNDTGPPPFLNKTYDMVDDPDSNRVVSWSREGGSFVVWDPHAFVMSLLPRYFKHNNFSSFVRQLNTYGFRKVDPDRWEFANEGFVRGQKHLLKNIRRRKAPSQPFPAQQTVSTCVELGQFGLDGEVDRLRRDKQVLIMELVKLGQQQQSTRAYLQAMEQRLQKTEMKQRQMMAFLARAMQNPAFIQQLVQHKEKRKELEEAMTKKRRRPIDQGPSGVGGGESGLRGKGINPVKNEPLEFGDCEYEMSELEALAMEMQGLGKVRKEQEEVVEPLDSGDKELDEGFWEELFSERFKGDLTVPSAEVGEDEDVIILADRLGYVGSSPK, encoded by the exons ATGACAACCGCAGCTCTGCCTTTTATCTTGCATTTCAACAGCAACCCAT TGAAAGAAGAGTACCCGGGTTCGAGTTCGAGTTCGTCTCAATCGGGTCCAGATTTCGACCCGATGGTGATGATGATCCCTCCGCCGCAGCCGATGGAGGGCCTGAACGACACGGGCCCTCCGCCGTTTCTGAACAAGACATACGATATGGTGGACGACCCGGATTCGAATCGGGTGGTGTCGTGGAGCAGGGAAGGGGGGAGCTTTGTGGTGTGGGACCCACATGCTTTTGTGATGAGCCTCCTGCCTAGGTACTTCAAGCACAATAATTTCTCAAGCTTTGTGAGGCAGCTCAACACTTAC GGTTTTAGAAAGGTTGATCCTGACCGATGGGAGTTTGCCAATGAAGGATTTGTAAGGGGTCAGAAGCATCTTTTGAAGAACATTAGAAGAAGAAAGGCACCTTCTCAGCCTTTTCCGGCACAGCAAACTGTCAGCACTTGTGTGGAACTTGGCCAGTTTGGGCTGGATGGAGAAGTTGATCGGTTGCGGCGTGACAAGCAGGTTCTAATTATGGAACTAGTGAAGCTTGGGCAGCAGCAGCAGAGTACTAGAGCCTACCTTCAGGCCATGGAACAAAGGTTACAAAAGACAGAAATGAAGCAGCGGCAGATGATGGCTTTCTTGGCAAGGGCAATGCAGAACCCGGCTTTTATACAGCAGCTTGTCCAACACAAGGAGAAAAGGAAGGAGCTTGAAGAGGCAATGACTAAGAAAAGGAGGAGGCCAATTGATCAAGGACCTAGTGGTGTTGGTGGTGGCGAATCAGGCCTAAGAGGCAAAGGAATAAACCCAGTTAAAAATGAGCCTCTTGAATTTGGCGATTGTGAGTATGAAATGTCGGAGCTAGAAGCACTTGCGATGGAAATGCAAGGATTAGGTAAGGTGAGAAAGGAACAGGAGGAAGTGGTAGAGCCACTAGATAGCGGAGATAAGGAGCTTGATGAAGGATTTTGGGAAGAACTATTTAGTGAGAGATTCAAGGGAGACTTGACCGTTCCGAGTGCTGAAGTAGGCGAAGATGAAGATGTGATTATCTTGGCTGATCGCTTAGGTTACGTAGGTTCATCCCCAAAGTAG